From Anopheles arabiensis isolate DONGOLA chromosome 3, AaraD3, whole genome shotgun sequence, a single genomic window includes:
- the LOC120905080 gene encoding UDP-galactose transporter senju, with amino-acid sequence MTNARVNCSELFPSRKSILIFITYMSLFVSQGILVTASQRSDNSYSYNTVLVVLLTETLKLVISAGLYCRENSFKSLIARVIEASDVLLLYFVPAFLYCLYNNLAFVNLSTFDPTTYYLLLQLRVVITGILFQIIFKKYLSRKQWFSLLLLTVGCMLKQWNFSLFSASADSPEAVTAAAAENAAGSLPESPADGTFRGKNISGFDLSYSALLILVQTVCSCLAGVYNEYLLKKKGSDINIYVQNVFMYLDSIVCNLLILLLQGELVGAFTRENLREIARFEVVVIMLNNAAIGIITSFFLKYMNSILKTFASALELMFTAVLCYLLFAIPVYLNTILAIFVVSYAIYLYSLNPVVNLSNTPGASKAALNLSQRNTDDRKSLLRTGGARSRANVSDSEDEASGALQMQEV; translated from the exons ATGACGAATGCTCGCGTAAACTGCAGCGAGCTGTTCCCCAGCCGGAAgagtattttaatttttattacctACATGTCACTGTTTGTCAGCCAGG GCATACTGGTGACCGCTTCACAGCGATCCGATAACTCGTACAGCTACAACaccgtgctggtggtgctgctgacgGAAACCCTGAAGCTTGTGATATCGGCCGGGCTGTATTGCAGAGA AAACAGCTTTAAATCGCTTATCGCACGCGTAATTGAAGCGAgcgatgtgctgctgctgtacttTGTGCCGGCCTTCCTATACTGTCTGTACAACAATTTGGCGTTCGTGAATCTTTCCACCTTCGACCCAACCACCTACTATTTGCTGCTTCAGTTGCGCGTGGTCATAACGGGCATACTGTTCCAG ATTATCTTCAAAAAGTATCTCAGCCGGAAGCAATGgttctcgctgctgctgctcaccgTCGGCTGCATGCTGAAGCAGTGGaatttttcactattttccGCCTCCGCGGACTCACCAGAAGCCGTaactgcggcggcggcggaaaACGCTGCCGGATCGCTGCCGGAATCGCCGGCCGATGGTACCTTCCGGGGTAAAAACATCTCCGGGTTCGACCTCAGCTACAGTGCGTTGCTTATCCTGGTGCAGACGGTTTGCTCCTGCCTGGCGGGCGTGTACAACGAGTATCTGCTGAAGAAGAAAGGGTCTGACATTAACATCTACGTGCAGAACGTGTTCATGTACCTGGACTCGATCGTTTGCAACCTGCTgatcctgctgctgcagggCGAGCTGGTCGGTGCGTTTACGCGGGAGAATTTGCGCGAAATCGCCCGGTTCGAGGTGGTCGTCATCATGCTGAACAATGCCGCGATCGGCATCATCACGAGCTTCTTTCTCAAGTACATGAACTCGATACTGAAAACGTTTGCCAGTGCGCTGGAGCTGATGTTTACGGCGGTGCTGTGCTACCTGCTGTTTGCCATTCCGGTCTATCTCAACACGATACTGGCCATCTTCGTGGTGTCGTACGCGATCTACCTGTACTCGCTAAATCCGGTCGTGAATCTGTCCAACACACCGGGCGCTTCGAAGGCGGCACTCAATCTGTCACAGCGAAACACGGACGACCGGAAGTCGCTATTGCGAACCGGTGGTGCACGTTCGCGGGCCAATGTGAGCGATTCGGAGGACGAGGCCAGCGGTGCACTTCAAATGCAGGAGGTGTGA
- the LOC120905078 gene encoding tubulin beta chain-like produces MREIVHLQTGQCGNQIGAKFWEVISNEHGIDATGAFQGDCGDLQLERINVYYNEASGGKYVPRAILVDLEPGTMDSVRSGPYGQLFRPDNFAFGQSGAGNNWAKGHYTEGAELVDSVLDIVRKEAEGCDCLQGFQLTHSLGGGTGSGMGTLLISKIREEYPDRIMNTFSIVPSPKVSDTVVEPYNATLSVHQLIENTDETYCIDNEALYDICFRTLKLTTPTYSDLNHLVSAAMSGVTTCLRFPGQLNADLRKLAVNMVPFPRLHFFMTGFAPLTSRGAQQYRALTVPELTQQMFDAKNMMAACDPRHGRYLTVAAIFRGRMSMKEVDEQMMNVQTKNSSYFVEWIPNNVKTAVCDIPPRGLKMSSTFVGNSTAIQEIFKRIAEQFTAMFRRKAFLHWYTGEGMDEMEFTEAESNMNDLVSEYQQYQEATADDEGEMDEEEEGGED; encoded by the coding sequence ATGCGTGAAATAGTGCATTTGCAAACTGGCCAGTGCGGCAACCAAATAGGCGCTAAGTTCTGGGAGGTAATTTCCAACGAGCATGGAATCGATGCGACCGGCGCTTTCCAAGGCGATTGCGGTGATCTGCAATTGGAAAGAATCAACGTGTACTACAACGAGGCATCCGGTGGTAAATATGTACCACGCGCCATTCTGGTCGACCTGGAGCCGGGCACGATGGACTCGGTCCGCTCCGGCCCGTACGGTCAGCTGTTCCGGCCGGACAACTTCGCGTTCGGCCAGTCCGGGGCGGGCAACAACTGGGCCAAAGGGCACTACACGGAGGGGGCGGAGCTGGTCGACTCGGTGCTGGATATCGTGCGCAAGGAGGCGGAAGGGTGCGACTGTCTGCAGGGTTTTCAGCTCACGCACTCGCTCGGCGGCGGGACCGGATCCGGCATGGGGACGCTGCTGATTTCGAAAATTCGCGAAGAGTACCCGGACCGCATCATGAACACGTTCTCGATCGTGCCCTCGCCCAAAGTGTCCGATACGGTGGTGGAACCGTACAATGCCACCCTGAGCGTGCACCAGCTGATCGAAAACACGGACGAAACGTACTGCATCGACAACGAGGCGCTGTACGACATCTGCTTCCGCACGCTGAAGCTCACCACGCCGACGTACAGCGACCTGAACCATCTGGTGTCGGCCGCCATGTCCGGCGTGACGACGTGCCTTCGGTTCCCCGGCCAGCTGAATGCAGATCTGCGCAAGCTGGCAGTCAACATGGTGCCGTTTCCGCGGCTTCATTTTTTCATGACCGGCTTTGCGCCGCTCACGTCCCGCGGCGCCCAACAGTACCGTGCGCTCACCGTGCCGGAGCTGACGCAGCAGATGTTTGATGCGAAAAACATGATGGCCGCGTGCGATCCGCGCCACGGCCGCTACCTGACGGTGGCCGCCATCTTCCGCGGTCGCATGTCGATGAAGGAGGTGGACGAGCAGATGATGAACGTGCAGACGAAGAACAGCAGCTACTTTGTCGAGTGGATCCCGAACAACGTGAAGACGGCGGTGTGCGATATACCGCCGCGCGGGCTGAAGATGTCGTCCACGTTCGTCGGCAACTCGACGGCGATTCAGGAGATTTTCAAGCGAATTGCCGAACagtttacggccatgtttcggCGCAAAGCGTTCCTGCACTGGTACACCGGCGAGGGGATGGACGAGATGGAGTTCACCGAGGCGGAGAGCAACATGAACGATCTCGTGTCCGAGTATCAGCAGTACCAGGAGGCGACCGCCGACGATGAAGGCGAaatggacgaggaggaggaaggtgGCGAAGACTGA
- the LOC120905076 gene encoding uncharacterized protein LOC120905076, with the protein MEDGLFNALCSKAKNGKTIYHSWRELFQERKDEATMLVLQLFIDMTGFGYTVADTDLALLMEDDPHPLDNNITTSSFQSQDFFQNGTFVANFSMFWQHAIVHQWKELLSGNDWFNKCVMLVMLLCRSKTDECAMVGSFICADLVPHLCAAHHNLLNDMERAASWQGNQRKSSLKKKEYYIDQVCQALSTEIGNGFKYAKLSGLLMEKLCEAFVTYPDLLILTHGQLELLGAGLRWKQRQSVQLALKCMKQLMSDSFSSDINNAAGIFILKMENQLTRIMDSYKSSETAILHLFLEALNTVGNIPLCEETAEKIIHKMFNPDEAVVNAAIDLHGMYHAAIHPSAEVEMNALIAILDVYERYAYPLASFEAVIKKLWIKGFFRKLDELFQMLLDAMDTPANAGFIASCIAHTICYCHRLLMEDIRMKISPSSDNVNWSFMRKRMQSFVANYPKCLNAASRTPNIYNLLLNCMSPANNELYRFAEVDCEAYHEEVLFNILSKVALDECSYPVLFQTLTTIYSFDTIAHISEDVWNELTEKYYTLFFHTRSRLRSYNLGIDKKLMESYSNAITRLCVLIEINNTSEHVFTLAEYLANDLRLLPKMNLSDESIGIFYRLYKNALYAVVQCCLAALPSDNPTAGIKYDQLGKRVQAFMGVLVEQLDGGQQSPFTVSSHVANALCNMLILTQETADPSQQTGSIKQHMMYRVEPEVLAKLSAYIEQHVFGGGVESDAESSCLLAQKLMLATYNDVYRLHLALPRQSDTCAIVKYYGENALFADELEQLLSIVYGKDPKEFFSLVAHVVMDYCKKTNINAKVKKFLSNLKQFAKKCLAHENEEEYLTNIIQSVIGQSLEQVFTINGVALNVIEKLFTIMKPLVAPLPLENRKAINLFIRQHPNFASYMEDENSELRTILKSFLKILKK; encoded by the exons AAGATTTCTTCCAGAACGGGACATTTGTAGCCAATTTTAGCATGTTCTGGCAGCACGCAATCGTCCACCAGTGGAAAGAACTCCTCAGTGGAAACGATTGGTTCAACAAGTGCGTCATGCTGGTCATGTTGCTGTGCCGGAGCAAGACCGATGAATGCGCAATGGTTGGATCGTTCATCTGCGCCGACCTGGTGCCGCATCTGTGTGCTGCGCACCACAACCTGCTGAACGATATGGAACGTGCGGCGAGCTGGCAGGGTAATCAGCGGAAAAGCTCACTCAAGAAGAAGGAGTACTACATCGACCAGGTCTGTCAGGCACTGAGCACGGAAATTGGTAACGGATTTAAGTACGCCAAGCTTTCCGGCCTGCTGATGGAAAAACTGTGCGAAGCGTTTGTAACGTACCCGGACCTGCTGATACTCACGCACGGACAGCTGGAGCTGCTCGGGGCTGGCCTGCGGTGGAAGCAGAGGCAGAGCGTACAGCTAGCGCTGAAGTGTATGAAGCAACTGATGAGTGATTCTTTTAGTAGCGACATTAACAATGCGGCTGGGATATTCATTCTCAAGATGGAAAATCAGCTGACGCGTATAATGGACTCGTACAAAAGCTCGGAAACGGCCATCCTGCACCTTTTTCTCGAAGCTCTAAA cACGGTAGGCAACATACCCCTGTGTGAGGAAACGGCAGAAAAGATAATCCACAAAATGTTCAATCCAGATGAAGCGGTAGTGAATGCAGCGATCGATCTTCATGGCATGTACCACGCAGCGATTCACCCATCGGCAGAGGTGGAAATGAATGCCCTGATCGCGATACTGGACGTGTACGAACGGTACGCATATCCGCTAGCGTCCTTCGAGGCGGTCATTAAAAAGCTCTGGATCAAGGGATTCTTCCGCAAGTTGGATGAACTGTTCCAAATGCTGCTGGACGCTATGGATACGCCTGCAAATGCGGGTTTTATCGCGAGCTGTATAGCCCACACAATTTGCTACTGCCATCGGTTGCTGATGGAGGACATCCGGATGAAGATTTCCCCCTCGTCCGATAACGTCAACTGGAGCTTCATGCGGAAGCGCATGCAGAGCTTCGTGGCCAATTATCCAAAGTGTTTGAATGCTGCCTCCCGTACACCGAACATTTACAATTTACTGCTAAACTGCATGAGTCCAGCAAACAACGAGCTGTACCGCTTCGCCGAAGTTGACTGTGAAGCGTACCACGAGGAGGTTTTGTTTAACATTCTCTCGAAAGTGGCGCTGGATGAATGTTCCTACCCTGTGCTGTTCCAAACGCTGACCACCATCTACAGCTTCGACACGATTGCTCACATTTCGGAAGACGTTTGGAACGAGCTGACGGAAAAGTATTACACGCTCTTTTTTCATACGCGCAGCCGCTTGAGAAGCTACAATTTG GGTATCGACAAAAAGCTTATGGAATCGTACAGTAACGCCATCACGCGGCTCTGCGTGCTGATCGAAATCAACAACACGTCCGAGCACGTGTTCACGCTTGCGGAGTACTTGGCAAACGATTTGCGCCTCCTGCCAAAAATGAATCTGTCCGACGAATCGATCGGTATTTTTTACCGGCtttacaaaaatgcactttacGCTGTCGTGCAGTGCTGCCTGGCGGCACTACCTAGCGACAATCCGACAGCAGGCATTAAGTACGACCAGCTCGGTAAACGTGTGCAAGCGTTCATGGGCGTGCTGGTTGAACAGTTAGACGGTGGCCAACAATCACCGTTCACCGTCAGCAGCCACGTGGCCAATGCGCTGTGCAACATGCTCATACTGACACAGGAAACCGCCGATCCGAGCCAGCAGACGGGCTCGATCAAACAGCACATGATGTATCGTGTCGAGCCGGAAGTGTTGGCAAAGCTTTCGGCATACATCGAGCAGCACGTGTTTGGAGGCGGTGTGGAATCAG ATGCGGAAAGCAGTTGCTTGTTGGCGCAAAAGCTAATGCTTGCCACGTACAATGACGTTTATCGATTGCATCTGGCACTACCCCGGCAGTCGGACACGTGTGCCATCGTAAAATATTATGGAGAAAATGCGCTTTTTGCAGACGAGCTGGAACAACTGCTGAGCATTGTGTATGGCAAAGATCCAAAAGAGTTCTTTAGCTTGGTCGCTCACGTGGTCATGGATTATTGTAAAAAGACGAATATAAATGCCAAAGTGAAG AAATTCTTGTCCAATTTGAAGCAATTTGCAAAGAAATGCTTAGCACATGAGAACGAGGAAGAGTATCTGACTAATATCATTCAGAGCGTTATTGGTCAGAGTCTGGAGCAAGTTTTCACGATTAACGGCGTTGCTTTAAATGTGATTGAAAAATTGTTCACCATTATGAAACCGTTGGTCGCGCCACTGCCTTTGGAAAACCGGAAAGCAAT CAATCTGTTCATTCGACAGCATCCCAACTTCGCTTCCTACATGGAAGATGAAAATTCAGAATTACGTACCATTTTGAAaagttttttgaaaattttaaagaaatag